One segment of Dolichospermum sp. DET69 DNA contains the following:
- the hpnI gene encoding bacteriohopanetetrol glucosamine biosynthesis glycosyltransferase HpnI: MFIFCLSAVLFYTYGVYTAIAFLRSAPPINPEFHPPVTILKPLCGVDKGTYTNLASFCQQDYPQYQIIFGVRSSTDPSIEVVEKLIQQFPEIDISLVVKDHTIGANLKISNLANAVTAANHAILLIADSDIRVSSDYLQTVVQPLQDEKVGVVTCLYRSTAEGIATILEAICTATDFQPGILVSTQLEGIKFALGSTIVIRKTTLTKIGGFVAVADYLADDYQLGYLPTLAGEKVVLSNYIVEHGLGHSSLLDSINRQIRWARCIRVSRPWGYTGLIFTFGTVSSLILLITSSGSIFSCLVFSITLLMRLIMAWVIGIKVLNDAVTQKFFWLIPVADIVRFIIWCCGFVGNTIEWRGTKFKLVKDGKLEIIKS; the protein is encoded by the coding sequence ATGTTCATTTTCTGTTTATCAGCCGTTCTATTTTACACCTATGGGGTTTATACAGCGATCGCATTTTTGCGTTCCGCTCCTCCCATAAACCCAGAATTTCATCCCCCTGTCACCATCCTTAAACCGCTGTGTGGTGTGGATAAGGGGACTTACACCAACTTAGCTTCATTTTGTCAACAAGATTATCCACAATATCAAATTATTTTTGGTGTCCGCAGTTCTACAGACCCTAGTATAGAAGTAGTTGAGAAACTAATTCAACAATTTCCAGAAATAGATATTAGTTTAGTAGTGAAAGATCATACTATCGGGGCAAATTTGAAAATCAGCAACTTAGCTAATGCTGTCACCGCTGCCAATCATGCTATTTTATTAATTGCTGATAGTGATATTCGTGTTAGTTCAGACTATTTGCAAACAGTTGTTCAACCATTACAAGATGAAAAAGTTGGCGTTGTTACCTGTTTATATCGTTCCACAGCCGAAGGAATAGCTACTATTTTAGAAGCTATTTGTACAGCCACAGATTTTCAACCTGGTATTTTAGTTAGTACACAATTAGAAGGAATAAAATTTGCTTTAGGTTCAACCATTGTTATTCGCAAAACTACATTAACAAAAATTGGCGGTTTTGTAGCCGTAGCTGATTATTTAGCAGATGACTATCAACTCGGATATTTACCAACCCTAGCAGGTGAGAAAGTAGTATTATCTAACTATATTGTAGAACACGGATTAGGACACAGTAGTTTATTAGATTCTATCAATCGCCAAATCCGTTGGGCGCGTTGTATTCGTGTTTCTCGTCCTTGGGGTTACACGGGATTAATATTTACTTTCGGCACAGTTTCTAGTTTAATATTATTAATAACTAGCAGTGGTTCTATTTTTTCTTGCTTAGTTTTCTCCATAACTTTACTCATGCGCTTGATCATGGCTTGGGTAATAGGAATAAAAGTCCTTAATGATGCAGTTACTCAAAAATTCTTTTGGCTGATTCCTGTTGCGGATATAGTTAGATTTATAATTTGGTGTTGTGGGTTCGTGGGTAATACTATTGAATGGCGAGGGACAAAATTTAAATTGGTGAAAGATGGTAAATTGGAAATAAT